In Misgurnus anguillicaudatus chromosome 5, ASM2758022v2, whole genome shotgun sequence, a genomic segment contains:
- the mbd4 gene encoding methyl-CpG-binding domain protein 4 isoform X1 codes for MAVVKGADAELRTSSEEQTAAAGGGVPAGWRREMKERQRGRTAGKVDVYIISPEGRSFRSKNQLHNYLLSEKHLNLQLSDFDFTATSSDQRRVTQTKQNSKQKKERKLKIRSSILEDSSLRHGDMTGHGEDMDGQEEVGEKIGLEVNNSDQTQDKHTVTFAASLPSCPLENTEESDETFEEDKEMTSRYVESFRNTENRSNVSVEKRKTSPYFSGRNDDLSPPKRKAFRKWTPPHSPYNLVQEILFHDPWKLLVATIFLNKTSGKMAIPTLWQFFERYPSAEVTRAADWRDLSDLMQPLGLSKLRAKTLIRFSDEYLNKAWRYPIELHGIGKYGNDSYRIFCVEEWKEVTPHDHKLNDYHTWLWENQERLGI; via the exons ATGGCAGTGGTTAAAGGCGCGGACGCAGAGCTGCGCACAAGCAGCGAGGAGCAGACGGCTGCTGCAGGTGGTGGTGTGCCTGCAGGCTGGAGGAGAGAgatgaaagagagacagagaggcAGGACAGCCGGAAAAGTCGATGTCTACATCATCAG TCCTGAGGGCAGAAGCTTCAGATCCAAGAATCAACTCCACAATTATCTGCTCTCAGAAAAACACCTCAACCTGCAGCTTAGTGACTTCGACTTCACAGCCACATCCAGTGACCAAAGGAGAGTGACTCAAACTAAACAAAACAGCAAACAGAAAAAGGAAAGAAAACTGAAAATAAGGTCCAGCATTTTAGAAGATTCTTCTCTTAGACATGGAGACATGACGGGACATGGAGAAGACATGGATGGTCAGGAAGAGGTTGGAGAAAAAATCGGCCTGGAAGTAAATAATTCAGATCAAACCCAAGATAAACATACAGTGACTTTTGCTGCAAGCCTGCCATCGTGTCCTTTAGAGAATACAGAAGAAAGTGACGAGACATTTGAAGAAGATAAAGAGATGACTTCAAGATACGTGGAATCTTTtagaaacacagaaaaca GGTCAAATGTATCGGTGGAGAAACGGAAAACTAGTCCATACTTTAGTGGAAGGAATGATG ATCTAAGTCCCCCAAAGCGTAAAGCCTTCAGGAAGTGGACCCCACCACACTCACCGTACAACCTTGTTCAGGAGATCCTGTTTCATGACCCATGGAAGCTTTTAGTGGCCACAATATTCCTCAACAAGACCAGCGGGAA GATGGCAATTCCTACACTGTGGCAGTTTTTTGAACGGTACCCAAGTGCAGAGGTGACTCGAGCAGCTGACTGGAGAGATCTGTCTGACTTAATGCAGCCTCTGGGTCTCAGTAAACTCCGAGCAAAAACACTCATCCGTTTTTCCG ATGAATATCTGAATAAAGCGTGGCGGTATCCTATTGAGCTACACGGCATTGGAAAGTATGGCAACGACTCCTACCGTATcttctgtgtggaggagtggaaAGAG GTTACTCCACATGATCATAAGCTCAATGACTATCACACATGGTTGTGGGAAAACCAGGAAAGATTAGGGATCTGA
- the mbd4 gene encoding methyl-CpG-binding domain protein 4 isoform X2, which yields MAVVKGADAELRTSSEEQTAAAGGGVPAGWRREMKERQRGRTAGKVDVYIISPEGRSFRSKNQLHNYLLSEKHLNLQLSDFDFTATSSDQRRVTQTKQNSKQKKERKLKIRSSILEDSSLRHGDMTGHGEDMDGQEEVGEKIGLEVNNSDQTQDKHTVTFAASLPSCPLENTEESDETFEEDKEMTSRYVESFRNTENRSNVSVEKRKTSPYFSGRNDDLSPPKRKAFRKWTPPHSPYNLVQEILFHDPWKLLVATIFLNKTSGKMAIPTLWQFFERYPSAEVTRAADWRDLSDLMQPLGLSKLRAKTLIRFSGETVRPATRQGAY from the exons ATGGCAGTGGTTAAAGGCGCGGACGCAGAGCTGCGCACAAGCAGCGAGGAGCAGACGGCTGCTGCAGGTGGTGGTGTGCCTGCAGGCTGGAGGAGAGAgatgaaagagagacagagaggcAGGACAGCCGGAAAAGTCGATGTCTACATCATCAG TCCTGAGGGCAGAAGCTTCAGATCCAAGAATCAACTCCACAATTATCTGCTCTCAGAAAAACACCTCAACCTGCAGCTTAGTGACTTCGACTTCACAGCCACATCCAGTGACCAAAGGAGAGTGACTCAAACTAAACAAAACAGCAAACAGAAAAAGGAAAGAAAACTGAAAATAAGGTCCAGCATTTTAGAAGATTCTTCTCTTAGACATGGAGACATGACGGGACATGGAGAAGACATGGATGGTCAGGAAGAGGTTGGAGAAAAAATCGGCCTGGAAGTAAATAATTCAGATCAAACCCAAGATAAACATACAGTGACTTTTGCTGCAAGCCTGCCATCGTGTCCTTTAGAGAATACAGAAGAAAGTGACGAGACATTTGAAGAAGATAAAGAGATGACTTCAAGATACGTGGAATCTTTtagaaacacagaaaaca GGTCAAATGTATCGGTGGAGAAACGGAAAACTAGTCCATACTTTAGTGGAAGGAATGATG ATCTAAGTCCCCCAAAGCGTAAAGCCTTCAGGAAGTGGACCCCACCACACTCACCGTACAACCTTGTTCAGGAGATCCTGTTTCATGACCCATGGAAGCTTTTAGTGGCCACAATATTCCTCAACAAGACCAGCGGGAA GATGGCAATTCCTACACTGTGGCAGTTTTTTGAACGGTACCCAAGTGCAGAGGTGACTCGAGCAGCTGACTGGAGAGATCTGTCTGACTTAATGCAGCCTCTGGGTCTCAGTAAACTCCGAGCAAAAACACTCATCCGTTTTTCCG GTGAGACAGTAAGGCCTGCCACCCGTCAAGGAGCTTACTGA